One Flavobacteriales bacterium genomic window carries:
- a CDS encoding SLC13 family permease, translating into MEAYIVVAVILFLIVFLYKEYLRPAISFVIGVSVLLISGVISPQEALHGFANEQLAVIILLLILSSTLGRTRVIDQAFGAFFKEKDSPRFFYIKMLSGVGVASAFLNNTPLVAMMMPYVNKWTKEHGEDVAKYLIPLSFASILGGCVTLIGTSTNLIANGLAIEYGEEGLEIFDFVYVGVPMLVIGIVYLLLFHRTLLPQSSPDDSISDRGREYCVETIVKKGSPLIGRTVEEAGLRNMEDLFLFEIIKKNRVVRPAPPDAKLLEGDRLLFVGDTMSVAQLSSPKLGLSLPSRSTIPEADRDSIVELVVTPNSDLVNKKVKRSEFRSLFN; encoded by the coding sequence ATGGAGGCGTACATCGTAGTTGCGGTCATTCTATTCCTTATCGTATTCCTGTATAAGGAGTATCTCCGCCCTGCGATAAGTTTTGTCATCGGGGTCTCCGTGCTCCTAATCTCTGGAGTCATTAGTCCCCAAGAAGCCTTGCATGGCTTTGCCAATGAGCAATTGGCAGTTATCATCCTCCTACTCATCCTGAGTAGTACACTTGGCCGTACACGGGTCATCGATCAGGCATTCGGAGCATTCTTCAAAGAGAAGGATAGCCCCAGATTCTTCTATATCAAGATGCTGAGTGGAGTAGGGGTGGCCTCTGCCTTTCTGAACAATACGCCTCTTGTGGCCATGATGATGCCCTATGTCAATAAATGGACCAAGGAACATGGGGAAGATGTTGCCAAATACCTCATTCCCCTCTCCTTCGCTTCTATACTAGGAGGCTGTGTCACACTGATAGGGACTTCGACCAATCTGATAGCCAATGGACTCGCCATCGAGTATGGTGAAGAGGGGCTAGAGATCTTCGACTTCGTATACGTAGGAGTACCCATGTTGGTGATAGGAATCGTCTATCTGCTCTTATTCCATAGAACCTTATTGCCGCAATCTTCTCCGGATGATTCAATATCAGACCGAGGAAGGGAATACTGTGTTGAGACCATTGTCAAAAAAGGATCACCCTTGATCGGGCGGACGGTCGAAGAAGCAGGGCTAAGGAATATGGAAGACCTCTTCCTATTTGAGATCATCAAGAAGAATCGGGTCGTCAGACCGGCACCGCCAGACGCAAAACTACTAGAGGGTGACCGGCTGCTGTTCGTGGGGGATACCATGAGTGTGGCCCAGTTGAGTAGTCCGAAATTGGGATTGAGCCTTCCTTCTAGATCTACCATCCCCGAGGCAGATAGGGACAGTATCGTAGAACTGGTCGTAACCCCGAATAGCGACCTGGTCAACAAAAAGGTGAAACGCTCCGAATTCAGGAGTCTTTTCAAT